The Methylomonas koyamae genome has a segment encoding these proteins:
- a CDS encoding DUF4242 domain-containing protein codes for MPKYLIERDIPGAGKLTPAELQGISQKSCGVLREMGPRIQWLHSYVTGDKVYCIYIADNEQAIREHAEQGGFPANRIEEIKTMIDPTTAD; via the coding sequence ATGCCCAAATATCTTATCGAACGTGACATTCCCGGTGCTGGCAAACTGACGCCCGCCGAGCTGCAAGGCATTTCCCAAAAATCCTGCGGCGTGCTGCGCGAAATGGGGCCGCGCATTCAATGGCTGCACAGCTACGTAACCGGCGACAAGGTGTATTGCATCTACATCGCCGACAACGAACAAGCGATTCGGGAACACGCCGAACAAGGCGGGTTTCCGGCCAACCGGATCGAGGAAATCAAGACCATGATCGATCCGACTACGGCCGATTGA
- the gatB gene encoding Asp-tRNA(Asn)/Glu-tRNA(Gln) amidotransferase subunit GatB, with protein sequence MSSQWEAVIGLEIHTQLSTKSKIFSGAATAYGAEPNTQACAVDLGLPGVLPVLNEDAVRKAVTFGLAIDAEIAPHSVFARKNYFYPDLPKGYQISQFELPIVGNGHLDIEVDGVEKRIGITRAHLEEDAGKSLHEDFHGLTGIDLNRAGTPLLEIVSEPDMRSAKEAVAYMRKLHELVRYLEICDGNMQEGSFRCDANVSVRPKGQKEFGTRAEIKNINSFKFVEKAINHEIERQIDVIEGGGKVVQETRLYDANKDETRSMRSKEEANDYRYFPDPDLLPVVIEENLKTEIRATLPELPGAKKSRFIAQYGMDGESAATLTSSRELADFYEKVAAESGEAKLAANWLTGDVLGALNKAGLEIGACPVSAERLAGLLKRIADNTISGKTAKQVFDKLWNGSESADEIIEKEGLKQITDTGAIEAIVDKVIAANPVPVEQYLAGKDKALMALVGQIMKETQGKANPAEVNKMLIAKLKS encoded by the coding sequence ATGAGCTCACAATGGGAGGCCGTCATCGGCCTGGAAATCCACACCCAACTCTCGACCAAATCGAAAATCTTTTCCGGCGCGGCGACCGCCTACGGCGCCGAACCCAACACCCAAGCCTGCGCGGTCGATTTGGGACTGCCCGGCGTATTGCCGGTACTCAACGAAGACGCCGTGCGCAAGGCCGTGACTTTCGGCTTAGCCATCGACGCCGAAATCGCCCCGCACTCGGTGTTCGCCCGTAAGAATTACTTCTACCCCGACTTGCCCAAAGGCTACCAGATCAGTCAGTTCGAGTTGCCCATCGTCGGCAACGGCCACCTGGACATCGAAGTCGACGGCGTCGAAAAACGCATCGGCATAACTCGCGCTCACCTGGAAGAAGACGCCGGCAAATCGCTGCACGAGGATTTCCACGGCCTGACCGGCATAGACCTCAACCGCGCCGGTACGCCGTTGCTGGAAATCGTCTCCGAGCCCGACATGCGTTCGGCGAAGGAAGCCGTGGCTTACATGCGCAAACTGCACGAACTGGTGCGCTATCTGGAAATTTGCGACGGCAACATGCAGGAAGGTTCGTTCCGCTGCGATGCCAACGTCTCGGTGCGCCCAAAAGGTCAAAAAGAGTTCGGCACCCGCGCCGAAATCAAGAACATCAACTCCTTCAAGTTCGTCGAAAAAGCCATCAATCACGAAATCGAACGCCAAATCGACGTCATCGAAGGCGGCGGCAAAGTCGTGCAGGAAACCCGTTTATACGACGCCAACAAGGACGAAACCCGCTCGATGCGCAGCAAGGAAGAAGCCAACGACTACCGCTATTTCCCCGATCCGGACCTGTTGCCGGTGGTGATCGAAGAAAACCTGAAAACCGAAATCCGCGCCACGCTGCCGGAACTGCCCGGCGCCAAGAAAAGCCGATTCATCGCGCAATACGGTATGGACGGCGAAAGCGCCGCGACCCTGACCTCATCGCGTGAATTGGCGGACTTTTACGAAAAAGTCGCCGCCGAATCAGGCGAAGCCAAATTGGCAGCCAACTGGTTGACCGGCGATGTGCTGGGCGCGTTGAACAAAGCCGGCCTGGAAATCGGCGCTTGCCCGGTCAGCGCCGAGCGTTTGGCGGGCCTGCTGAAACGTATCGCCGACAACACCATATCCGGCAAGACCGCCAAACAAGTGTTCGACAAATTGTGGAACGGCAGCGAATCGGCCGATGAGATCATCGAAAAAGAAGGCTTGAAGCAAATCACCGACACCGGTGCCATCGAAGCGATTGTCGACAAAGTCATTGCCGCCAATCCGGTGCCGGTCGAGCAATATCTGGCCGGCAAGGACAAGGCGCTAATGGCTTTGGTCGGCCAGATCATGAAGGAAACCCAGGGCAAGGCTAATCCGGCTGAAGTCAACAAAATGTTGATTGCCAAGCTGAAAAGCTAA
- the dcd gene encoding dCTP deaminase — protein MSIKSDQWIRRMSEQHGMIEPFQAGQIRESSQGRIISYGTSSYGYDVRCSNEFKIFTNINSTIVDPKDFDEASFVDVKSDVCIIPPNSFALARTVEYFRIPRDVLVVCLGKSTYARCGIIVNVTPLEPEWEGHVTLEFSNTTPLPAKIYANEGVAQMLFFGGDEVCATSYKDRGGKYQGQTGVTLPKA, from the coding sequence ATGAGCATCAAATCAGACCAATGGATTCGCCGCATGTCCGAGCAACACGGCATGATCGAGCCGTTTCAGGCCGGCCAGATCCGCGAATCCTCCCAGGGCCGCATTATTTCCTACGGCACCTCCAGCTACGGCTACGACGTCCGCTGCTCCAACGAATTCAAAATCTTCACCAACATCAATTCTACGATCGTCGATCCGAAAGATTTCGACGAAGCCAGCTTCGTCGACGTCAAATCCGATGTCTGCATCATTCCGCCCAATTCGTTCGCGCTGGCGCGCACCGTCGAATATTTCCGGATTCCGCGCGACGTGTTGGTGGTGTGCCTGGGCAAATCGACTTACGCCCGCTGCGGCATTATCGTTAACGTTACGCCGCTGGAGCCGGAATGGGAAGGCCACGTAACATTAGAGTTCTCGAACACCACACCGCTGCCGGCCAAAATCTACGCCAACGAAGGCGTCGCGCAAATGTTGTTTTTCGGCGGCGACGAAGTCTGCGCAACCTCGTATAAAGACAGGGGCGGCAAATACCAGGGCCAGACCGGAGTCACCCTACCCAAAGCCTGA
- a CDS encoding selenium-binding protein SBP56-related protein codes for MNFKLSTFTAALLLGSASLSASADETCASPYMAKITGQEDFVYIWTLGAEGVGDEQDKLVTVDVNPKSKQYGKVVASLSVGGRNEAHHSDFTDDRRFLWAGGLDTNKIFIFDVATDPAKPKLTKTITDFVAKSGGVVGPHSLYALPGRMVITGLSNNKDHGGRTAIVEYSNAGDYIATYWLPTDDNLQGAIKSGKYADGYNYDVRALPRKNLMLTSSFTGWSNYMMDFGKMLNDQEAMKRFGNTVVQWDLHSRQPKKVFDVPGAPLEIRCAWDEAHNYCFTSTALTSKIWLIYQDDKGEWQAKDVADIGEPAKIPLPVDISISSDDKTLWVNTFMDGKTRRFDISDPFHPKQVFEQKIGAQVNMVSSSWDGKRLYYTSSLLANWDKKGADNEQYFKAYSWDGDKLTEQFSIDFNKEKLGRAHQMRFGAYALYGKTPK; via the coding sequence ATGAACTTTAAACTCAGCACTTTTACCGCCGCGCTGTTGCTCGGCAGCGCCAGCTTGTCCGCCAGCGCCGACGAAACCTGCGCCTCGCCGTACATGGCGAAAATTACCGGCCAGGAGGATTTCGTTTACATCTGGACTTTGGGCGCGGAAGGCGTCGGCGACGAGCAGGACAAGCTGGTCACCGTCGATGTGAATCCAAAGTCCAAACAATACGGCAAAGTGGTTGCCAGCCTGTCGGTCGGCGGCCGCAACGAAGCGCATCATTCCGACTTTACCGACGACCGCCGCTTTCTGTGGGCCGGCGGTTTGGATACCAACAAGATCTTCATCTTCGACGTGGCGACCGATCCGGCCAAACCCAAACTGACCAAAACCATCACCGATTTCGTCGCCAAGAGCGGCGGCGTGGTCGGCCCACACAGCTTGTATGCCTTGCCGGGGCGGATGGTCATCACCGGCCTGTCGAATAACAAAGACCACGGTGGCCGCACTGCAATTGTGGAGTACAGCAATGCCGGCGACTACATCGCCACCTATTGGTTGCCGACCGACGACAATCTGCAAGGTGCAATCAAATCCGGTAAATACGCCGATGGTTATAACTACGACGTGCGGGCCTTGCCGCGCAAAAACCTGATGCTGACTTCGTCGTTCACCGGCTGGTCGAATTACATGATGGATTTCGGCAAGATGTTGAACGATCAGGAGGCGATGAAACGCTTCGGCAATACCGTCGTGCAATGGGATTTACACAGCCGTCAGCCGAAAAAAGTGTTCGACGTGCCGGGCGCGCCGTTGGAAATCCGTTGCGCTTGGGACGAAGCCCATAACTATTGCTTCACCAGCACCGCGCTGACCTCGAAAATCTGGCTGATTTACCAGGACGACAAAGGCGAATGGCAAGCTAAGGATGTGGCGGATATCGGCGAACCGGCCAAAATCCCGCTGCCGGTGGATATCTCCATTTCCAGCGACGATAAGACCTTGTGGGTCAACACCTTCATGGATGGCAAGACCCGCCGTTTCGACATCAGCGACCCATTCCATCCCAAACAAGTGTTCGAGCAAAAAATCGGCGCCCAGGTCAACATGGTGTCGTCGAGCTGGGACGGCAAACGCTTGTATTACACCTCGTCGCTACTGGCGAATTGGGATAAGAAAGGCGCCGACAACGAGCAATATTTCAAGGCTTATAGCTGGGACGGCGACAAGTTGACCGAGCAATTCTCGATCGACTTTAACAAAGAGAAGCTGGGCAGGGCGCACCAGATGCGTTTCGGCGCTTACGCTTTGTACGGTAAAACGCCGAAATAA
- a CDS encoding TetR/AcrR family transcriptional regulator: protein MTMLKPKQIKREKLLDRGVSLLLEKGYHATGLKEILEAVQIPKGSFYAYFGSKEEFAAEAVKHYIEPFIQRLSGHLQNPELDGLGALQAYYAELIDEVAQTGFKGGCLLGNLMGEIGDTSPLCRDALLEAVGRYADLQKTALERGQKDGRVRTDKTAKSMADLMLNGWQGALLRMKVEQSVEPLQEVCRELLDDYFTA, encoded by the coding sequence ATGACGATGTTGAAGCCTAAACAAATCAAGCGGGAAAAATTGCTCGACCGGGGCGTCAGCTTATTATTGGAAAAGGGCTACCACGCCACCGGCTTGAAAGAAATTCTGGAGGCGGTGCAAATCCCAAAGGGTTCGTTTTATGCCTATTTCGGCAGCAAGGAAGAATTCGCCGCCGAGGCCGTCAAGCATTACATCGAGCCGTTTATCCAGCGATTGTCCGGCCATTTGCAAAACCCCGAGTTGGACGGCCTAGGGGCGTTGCAGGCGTATTACGCCGAACTGATAGACGAAGTCGCGCAAACCGGTTTCAAGGGCGGCTGCCTGCTGGGCAATCTGATGGGCGAGATTGGCGATACCAGCCCGCTGTGCCGCGACGCCCTGCTCGAAGCGGTCGGCCGCTACGCCGATTTGCAGAAAACTGCTTTGGAGCGTGGTCAGAAAGACGGCAGGGTACGCACCGACAAGACCGCGAAAAGCATGGCGGATTTGATGCTGAACGGCTGGCAGGGGGCGTTATTGAGGATGAAGGTCGAGCAATCGGTCGAGCCGTTGCAGGAGGTTTGTCGGGAGTTGTTGGATGATTATTTTACTGCTTAA
- a CDS encoding Uma2 family endonuclease encodes MAPITQLSQLDPEGTYSYADYLTWQLEESVELIRGKIMAMSPAPNRKHQSVSGNLFLHLGNHFKRKSCQVFVAPFDVKLYDRRKSLLQDREVFSVVQPDLCVICDKEKLTEQGCDGAPDWIIEILSPSNSRKEVRLKYELYQECGVGEYWLVFPYEQIVQQFVLDDGGKYQLRALYPGNETAAPHLFPDLQIDLNDVFAE; translated from the coding sequence ATGGCGCCGATCACGCAATTGTCGCAACTGGACCCCGAAGGCACTTATAGCTACGCCGATTATCTGACCTGGCAGCTCGAGGAATCGGTCGAGCTGATCCGGGGTAAAATCATGGCGATGTCGCCGGCACCAAACCGCAAACATCAGAGTGTCTCCGGCAATCTATTTCTTCATTTAGGAAACCATTTCAAACGCAAAAGTTGCCAAGTGTTTGTAGCACCCTTCGACGTCAAACTCTATGACCGCCGAAAATCCTTGCTTCAGGATCGTGAAGTTTTCAGCGTCGTGCAGCCGGATTTATGCGTTATCTGCGACAAGGAGAAGTTAACAGAACAAGGTTGCGACGGCGCGCCGGACTGGATTATCGAGATTTTGTCGCCGAGCAACAGCCGCAAGGAAGTGCGCCTGAAGTACGAACTGTATCAAGAATGTGGCGTCGGTGAATATTGGTTGGTATTCCCTTACGAACAAATCGTGCAGCAATTTGTGCTCGACGATGGCGGCAAATACCAGCTGCGCGCTTTGTATCCCGGCAACGAAACCGCCGCCCCGCACTTATTCCCCGACCTGCAAATCGATTTGAACGACGTTTTTGCCGAATAG